Sequence from the Pedobacter sp. D749 genome:
GGATATCGAGGCCACGTGCTGCCAGATCTGTTGTAATTAAAATCCGATGGCTACCATTTCTAAATTTAAGTAGTGCCTTTTCTCGATCAAATTGCTCCATTCCGCCATGAAAAACATCATGCCCTAAACCATTTTCGAACAGTAAGTCACTTATCCGGTCTACCGTTTCCCTGTGGTTACAGAATACCAATGTATTTTTGCTGCCTATTTTACTCAGTAATCTGAATAGGTAATCTAACTTATCGGCTGCAGGTACTGTTATTTTTTTGAGCTTTAGATCTGGTTTTGCTTCTATATTTTTTGAATAATCAACTTCAACAGGTGCATTTAACTTTACAAAAGCCGGAATTTCTTCCATTTTAGTCGCAGAAGTAAGTATACGCTGTTTTAAAGAAAGCAGCGAGCCAATGATATAAGACATATCATTTTCAAAGCCAAACTCCAGTGCTTTATCAAATTCATCTAAAACTAAGGTCTCTATAAAAGATTCGTCAAAGTTCTGATGCTCCAAATGGTAAGCGATCCTGCCAGGTGTTCCAATCAGGACAGCTGGTGGGTGTGCGAGGTTATTTTTTTCGATCCTTACCGCATGCCCTCCGTAACAGCAATTTACCTTAAACGAAGTGCCCATTTGTTTAAAAACCTGCTCAATTTGAAGTGCAAGTTCTCTTGAAGGAACAAGAACCAAAGCCTGTACGCCTTTAACTCCCGTTTTTAAATTGGAAAGCAAGGGCAATAAAAAGGCCAACGTTTTCCCCGAACCCGTTGGCGCTATTAATATTACATCTTTACCAGTCTTAGCTGCTTTTACAGAAGACTCCTGCATCTCATTAAGTGCAGAAATGTTTAATTTTTTTAAGGCATTTTCCATCATTCCGCCATAAAGGTAATCATTTCTCTTCAGGGCGAAAAAGGTAGCCTTAGTTAGGATTTTAAAAATCTGCTCCGCAGCTTCCTAAGGGTAGAGAAGTTGAGTCTTTTATCAAGCAACATTAACATGCTACCGCGTTTAGACATAGAAGATATTACCTTTTCATTAACGGCATCAACCGAAGATAAGATTTTGTCTGCCAGTTCATCTACAAATTTATTCGCTCTGCTATTTTGTAATAACTGGAGCTCTTGAATTAATTCTGCTCTCATAATTAAGAATTTTAATGAATGTATAAATATTAACGGACCGAATAATAATTTGTTTCAACAAATTAGAAGTTCATCCAAACTATTATGACTAACTTGTTGATAACTAACTTTTTGTTAGCAAATAAACAATCCTGGCTTAACATATATTTAATTTTTAGCGCTTATTTTTATAAAAACCTGATTACCATTCGTTAACCTCAAAAAATACAATGTATGACGTGGAAAAAATTTAGTGGTGAAATTATTCAATCTTCAATCCTGGAAGAAGTAGAAAATGCGATTATCAGAGAAAGTGAAAATGGCTTTAAACTTAAAGTCTGCATCGGTACCGATTCGCAGGTAAAAGGTGCAGTAACTGATTTTGCAACTGTGATTGTGCTCTTAAGAGAACATCATGGCGGTTTTATGTACATCCATCAGGAAAAGAGTACGCAGCAGGTAAGCATCAAAGAAAGAATGTTAATGGAAGTACAGAAATCTATCGAAACCGCTTATTCTATTTGCGATTTACTTGACATTTATGATGTGGCTTTAGAAGTACATGCAGATATCAATACCAGTCCGTTATTTAAATCCAACAAAGCGCTAAATGATGCCATGGGGTATATTTTAAGCATGGGCTTTATTTTTAAAGCTAAACCGGAAGCATTTGCAAGCTCCACCTGCGCAGATAAGATGGTGCATTAGGATGGAAGATGTGGGATGGAAGAGGGATGATGGTTTAGTCTGGGAGTCCGGGGTCGGAGGTCCGAGGCCTAAGCCATCCTTTCGAATAATCGTCATTTCGAGCGATTGCAATGCAGTCGAGAAATCTTTGAATTAGGTTGATAATCGATGCGCCTGACAGATCGTTTTTAGGGCAGTTCTTTTTTATTTCACACAGAGAAATCCCGTCATTGCGAGGTACGAAGCAATCCTAATGCTTTCGCTAATTTTAATGTTTATTAATATACCCATAGTAATAAGATTGCTTCGCACCTTATAATGAGGAATAAAACTTACTCTTTATCTTTGTGGCCTTCGTGGTAAAAAAGATGAAAATGTAAAATAGATCTAGCACATCCAACTCTGAGATCTCTGCGCCTTCACTCTGCGAACTTTGCGGTTAAACCTAAAATATCCCCAACAAAACCGCATCTTTGTTGTTATCCTTTAAACAAATACTTGAAAACATATAGATTAGAATTTACGCAGAAACTTCCAATAGATTTAGATACTGCATGGGACTTTTTCTCTTCCCCCTTAAACCTGGCAGAGATTACTCCAAAAGACATGACTTTTGATGTTACCTCGCCAAATATGGCCAACACTAAAATGTATCCGGGTTTAATTATTACCTACAAGGTTTCTCCTTTATTTGGAATTAAATTGAGCTGGGTCACCGAAATTACACATGTAAAGGATAAAGAATATTTTATAGACGAACAGCGTTTCGGCCCATTTGCTTTCTGGCACCATCAACACCATTTCGAAAAAATAGAGGGAGGTGTTTTAATGCACGATACGTTACACTATAGCATAGGTTGGGGACCGATTGGCAGCATCGCAAATGCGGTAATTGTGAATAATAAAATTAATGAGATTTTTAAGTTCCGTTATCAGAAAGTTGAAGAACTCTTTGGTAAGTTTTAACTTAAAGCTTTTACCATTTCTTGGTAGAAATGGTTTCAGTTTTCTTCTTGGCCTTTTCGACCCTATTGGTCGCTAAATACTTTTTAAAGTCATCGCCAAATTTTTCTATTTTGTTATAGGCGCTATTTAAAATATCTTTCCATGCACCAGCGCTAAGTTTACCTGGTGTACGCTCTAAAGGCACTCCAATTTTAGTTGCGGCAACAAAATTTCCATAACGGTCGCGCTGGTATGCGATATATAGCAGATCAGTTATCCAGAACCGGTATTTTCCATTACGTGCCTCAAAAACAAAATTAAAACTTACTTCTCCGCTTGGATGGCCCGCCACTAAAATTGTTTTATCGATCACCATAGTTCCTTTCGCCAGCACAGAAGAATCGGTAACAGTTTCTTGTGTCATCGATTTTTTATACGCCACATTAACAAAAGATTTAGCCCTTTGCAGTAAAGTATCTTTGTTTACCAATTGCGAATCTACCACCTTATAATAGATAAATTTACCGTTATCATCTTTAGAAAACTGTTTCTGTTGTGCGGATAATTGAATGGAAAGAAAAGCAAGAGTAATAAAAAGAAGGTGTTTCATCTGAAATCGGTTAATAGAAAAATCTAAATATTTAAAGGTAAGAAAAAGCCGTTCCGATTTTACATCAGAACGGCCTTATATTCACATTTTATTTCTTAAAAGGCGTAAACCGCTGCCAAAGAGAACTGACCAGCATTTGGAACTACTGCACCACCTTCTTTAAAGAATGGCTTATCTCCGCTATGATCTAATCTAACCTCAGGAATAAAGGTTAAACCGCCAGATTTAATATTTGCAGTAAAAGTTACTGAAGTATATTTTGTACCCTGAATACCACCTGCATCTTTGTACTTGAAATATTCACCTCTTAAACCTAGCGTTACCGCATCTGCAACAGCGAACTGAGGATAAAGAGCCGCACCTGCATAACCACCACCATCATTATCGATATCATAATTAGCCGCATTTAAGCCTAATTTGAACTTTTCAGTAATCTGATATGAAGTCGTTAAATCTTCAATCGTGCCATAGCCACCAGCACCTGCGCCAGACAATACGTTAATATAAGCTGT
This genomic interval carries:
- a CDS encoding ribonuclease H-like YkuK family protein, giving the protein MTWKKFSGEIIQSSILEEVENAIIRESENGFKLKVCIGTDSQVKGAVTDFATVIVLLREHHGGFMYIHQEKSTQQVSIKERMLMEVQKSIETAYSICDLLDIYDVALEVHADINTSPLFKSNKALNDAMGYILSMGFIFKAKPEAFASSTCADKMVH
- a CDS encoding DEAD/DEAH box helicase — protein: MMENALKKLNISALNEMQESSVKAAKTGKDVILIAPTGSGKTLAFLLPLLSNLKTGVKGVQALVLVPSRELALQIEQVFKQMGTSFKVNCCYGGHAVRIEKNNLAHPPAVLIGTPGRIAYHLEHQNFDESFIETLVLDEFDKALEFGFENDMSYIIGSLLSLKQRILTSATKMEEIPAFVKLNAPVEVDYSKNIEAKPDLKLKKITVPAADKLDYLFRLLSKIGSKNTLVFCNHRETVDRISDLLFENGLGHDVFHGGMEQFDREKALLKFRNGSHRILITTDLAARGLDIPEVEHIVHYQLPYTEDAYIHRNGRTARMHAKGTAYAILTSEENYKYLPDDIEEEVLEDRYVLPQESDWVTLYLAHGKKDKINKIDIVGLFLQKGDLVKEDLGLIEVKDTTSYVAVKRSKITQLLKKLNGEKIKGKKLKLEIAS
- a CDS encoding DUF4468 domain-containing protein; the protein is MKHLLFITLAFLSIQLSAQQKQFSKDDNGKFIYYKVVDSQLVNKDTLLQRAKSFVNVAYKKSMTQETVTDSSVLAKGTMVIDKTILVAGHPSGEVSFNFVFEARNGKYRFWITDLLYIAYQRDRYGNFVAATKIGVPLERTPGKLSAGAWKDILNSAYNKIEKFGDDFKKYLATNRVEKAKKKTETISTKKW
- a CDS encoding SRPBCC family protein; translation: MKTYRLEFTQKLPIDLDTAWDFFSSPLNLAEITPKDMTFDVTSPNMANTKMYPGLIITYKVSPLFGIKLSWVTEITHVKDKEYFIDEQRFGPFAFWHHQHHFEKIEGGVLMHDTLHYSIGWGPIGSIANAVIVNNKINEIFKFRYQKVEELFGKF